From one Solanum lycopersicum chromosome 12, SLM_r2.1 genomic stretch:
- the LOC138340235 gene encoding uncharacterized protein has protein sequence MEGDHVWLRVSPMKGVMWFKKKGKLSPRFIGPFEILSRVGEVAYKLALPPSLSAVHPVFHVSMLRKYIPDESHVLSLDSVELGQDLAFEEEPIAILERQIRKLRTKEIALVKVQWKHRSVGEATWETESDMRARYPQLFEATGYESEFL, from the coding sequence atggagggtgatcatgtttggctccgagtatcacccatgaagggtgtgatgtgGTTCAaaaagaagggcaagcttagtCCTAGATTCATTGGCCCTTTTGAGATTTTaagccgagtgggagaggtggcctataagttggccttaCCACCTAGTTTGTCAGCAGTACATCCTgtttttcatgtctctatgcttcggaagtatattccAGACGAATCTCATGTGCTTTCACTTGACTCTGTGGAGTTGGGTCAAGACTTGgcatttgaggaggagcctatagctattttggaAAGGCAAattcgaaagcttaggaccaaagagattgctttagtgaaggtgcaatggaagcaccgatcagtgggagaggcaacttgggagactgagtctgacatgcgtgctagatatcctcaactttttgaagctaCAGGTTACGAGTCGGaatttttgtga